In Silene latifolia isolate original U9 population chromosome X, ASM4854445v1, whole genome shotgun sequence, the following proteins share a genomic window:
- the LOC141617727 gene encoding uncharacterized protein LOC141617727, with the protein MKQECVVTSLITLVDWVFVFFSILTNYDQHDNGRIWVIWNKASLVVKPLSIGNQWIHVHVESPGCPTIQVSFIYGLNSLEGRVGLWSFMQNCIPNGPWICLGDYNCVRNTDERISSKPANLQAIDEFNNAISSSGLDELVTHGCTFTWTNKQDENDRKWMRLDRVLVNSDWIQRFPASYADALVAGVSDHYPLVITVQTNDVQRPKQFRYLNCWGQDPSFVPVVKKVWESEIQGCPMYRLITHLKLVKGKLKDLHKGRAKITDVKMMDASTQYFFAKVAANRSRSHISKIQNTTGLDCTTFDSISDAFLDYYKGLLGTASQWQVMVGRTPPKMRYKGRYQKAFDSLNRDFLKAILPLLVSPSLCHWIITCVTTTRFSLNINGSSVGYFEGKRGLRQGDPLSPLLFVLSMEVLSRMLRRLNDSSFSYHPKCYRIGLTHLIFADDLLVFARGDFPSVKAVETCLQKFAEFSGLQPNPAKTNIYFGGVHPDVKNLILCDTSYLEGTFPFRYLGVPLHSSRLKRVMYHSLLDKIKSKVTYWANKYLSYAGKVQLINSVIFGIETFWCASFLLPKGVMQEIERLCRQFLWNYQAARKMGADIWTVVPGNATSIIRKALLLTRDDFISLVGSVDIAKNLLSGWSLSGSLLLHRVYSVFKGRHSNLQWAKPLMDQVVLPKHAIITRLVVQNGLPTVDNLIRRRMVIVNRCSLCMADLESIRHLYFVCPYSSSVYQQILLWTGVTRRPLCLRQELLSLSRYKGKGWKKKWARGCVAAVVYLLWQERNRRLFEEASRNVDQLVKLIKYFVSIRLYANVSNYLFDEIVAHLVP; encoded by the exons ATGAAACAAGAGTGCGTAGTCACAAGTTTAATTACATTAGTAGATTGGGTTTTCGTTTTTTTCAGTATTCTGACTAACTATGACCAGCATGATAATGGTCGTATTTGGGTCATCTGGAATAAAGCAAGTCTGGTGGTTAAGCCTTTGTCTATTGGTAATCAGTGGATTCATGTCCATGTTGAGTCTCCTGGATGTCCCACTATTCAGGTGTCTTTTATATATGGTCTGAATTCTTTGGAGGGGAGAGTAGGTCTGTGGTCTTTTATGCAAAACTGCATTCCTAATGGCCCTTGGATTTGCTTAGGGGATTATAATTGTGTAAGGAATACGGATGAGAGGATTAGTAGTAAGCCTGCAAACCTCCAGGCTATTGATGAATTTAATAATGCTATTTCTTCCTCTGGCTTGGATGAGCTTGTTACCCATGGCTGCACTTTCACATGGACTAACAAGCAGGATGAGAATGACAGGAAGTGGATGAGATTGGATAGAGTTTTGGTAAACTCAGACTGGATTCAGAGGTTCCCTGCTTCCTATGCTGATGCTTTGGTGGCTGGTGTCTCTGACCATTACCCATTAGTTATCACTGTTCAGACTAATGATGTTCAGAGACCAAAGCAGTTTAGATACCTCAACTGTTGGGGTCAGGATCCCTCTTTTGTTCCTGTGGTTAAGAAGGTTTGGGAGTCTGAGATTCAGGGTTGTCCTATGTACAGGCTGATCACTCATCTAAAATTGGTGAAGGGGAAACTTAAGGATCTTCATAAAGGG AGAGCTAAGATCACAGATGTTAAGATGATGGATGCTAGTACTCAATATTTCTTTGCTAAAGTTGCTGCCAATAGGAGTAGGAGTCATATCAGTAAAATTCAGAACACTACTGGGTTGGATTGTACTACCTTTGACAGCATCTCTGATGCGTTTTTGGATTATTATAAGGGTTTGTTGGGGACTGCCTCTCAG TGGCAGGTTATGGTAGGAAGAACTCCTCCCAAGATGCGTTATAAAGGTAGATATCAAAAAGCATTTGACTCGCTTAATCGGGACTTTCTAAAAGCTATTCTACCTCTTTTGGTTTCCCCCTCGCTTTGCCACTGGATTATTACTTGTGTTACTACTACGAGATTTTCTCTCAATATTAATGGATCTTCTGTGGGTTACTTTGAGGGTAAGAGGGGTCTCAGGCAGGGAGATCCTCTCTCCCCTCTGCTTTTTGTGTTGAGTATGGAAGTGCTTTCACGGATGCTTAGAAGGCTTAATGACTCCAGTTTTAGCTATCACCCAAAATGCTACAGAATTGGTCTTACCCATCTAATTTTTGCAGATGATCTCTTAGTGTTTGCTAGAGGAGACTTCCCTTCAGTCAAAGCAGTGGAAACTTGTCTTCAGAAATTTGCTGAGTTCTCTGGTTTGCAACCTAATCCAGCAAAGACTAATATATACTTTGGAGGAGTGCATCCTGATGTCAAAAACCTTATCTTATGTGATACCAGCTACCTTGAAGGGACATTCCCTTTTAGGTATCTTGGTGTCCCTCTTCATTCTTCAAGATTGAAAAGGGTTATGTATCACTCCCTTTTGGATAAAATCAAGAGTAAGGTTACTTATTGGGCAAACAAGTACTTATCTTATGCAGGCAAGGTTCAATTGATCAATTCTGTGATCTTTGGGATTGAGACTTTTTGGTGTGCTAGCTTTCTTTTACCTAAAGGGGTTATGCAGGAGATTGAAAGGTTGTGTAGACAATTCCTATGGAATTATCAAGCTGCTAGGAAAATG GGAGCTGATATCTGGACTGTGGTTCCTGGTAATGCCACGTCCATCATCCGGAAAGCTTTGCTGCTCACCCGTGATGATTTTATTAGTTTGGTTGGCTCTGTGGACATTGCTAAAAACCTGCTGAGTGGATGGAGTCTCTCTGGTTCTCTATTGTTGCACCGGGTTTACTCTGTCTTTAAGGGCAGGCACTCCAATCTGCAGTGGGCAAAGCCTTTAATGGACCAGGTGGTGCTGCCTAAACATGCTATCATCACGAGGCTGGTAGTGCAAAATGGCTTACCTACTGTGGATAATTTGATTAGAAGAAGGATGGTCATTGTGAACAGGTGCTCCTTATGTATGGCAGATTTGGAGAGCATTAGGCACCTGTACTTTGTCTGTCCTTATTCTAGCTCCGTCTATCAGCAAATTCTCCTTTGGACGGGTGTTACTCGCAGACCCTTATGCTTGAGACAGGAATTACTATCTCTTTCCAGGTATAAGGGAAAAGGTTGGAAAAAGAAATGGGCTAGGGGGTGTGTTGCTGCTGTTGTTTATCTTCTATGGCAGGAACGAAATCGAAGGTTATTTGAGGAGGCTTCGAGGAATGTGGATCAATTGGTGAAGTTAATTAAATATTTTGTTTCCATTAGATTATATGCGAATGTAAGTAACTATCTATTTGATGAGATAGTTGCACATCTGGTACCGTAG